One Dermacentor andersoni chromosome 6, qqDerAnde1_hic_scaffold, whole genome shotgun sequence genomic window carries:
- the LOC126523372 gene encoding palmitoyltransferase ZDHHC20-B-like has translation MFRQAFGLLLKGIRWICCWLPALLAMATFTEAYYAYLIVFCGRYVKEDPLRFALATVFHLLLLMCLWSYAQTTFTHAPSVPRFFHLTKNECQALVRCTQDGNRRCALLETMASERGVLTRLAGGGVSCCESCQLIKPDRCHHCSACKRCVQKMDHHCPWFNNCVCFSTYKFFLLTLFYSAFLAAYVLASVSIYLLHKSPRRRLLHRSRHISFLVVMGGAMSAMLAVFLGIHMSLVIRNATTLESMRAPNFKQRGDSFNLGCYRNCLEVFGLYIVLWLVPVFTSLGDGCHFPTKLHPDGTYSVVVGSSQRAASVDAAAAPDAGAGGEAGLQEASSTATALKKDSASLMGEDVTRAGCPSTALDTMAQTARPPSGAESLEAIGVGPRKSSSSAKYPSCAVAQATNNDAAPAELVGSQARRSALRQTRSLPSARRLE, from the exons ATGTTCCGCCAAGCCTTCGGACTCCTGCTCAAGGGTATCAGATGGATTTGCTGCTGGCTTCCCGCCCTGTTAGCGATGGCCACATTTACCGAAGCATACTACGCCTACTTGATCGTGTTCTGCGGCCGGTACGTGAAGGAAGACCCTCTGCGCTTCGCCTTGGCCACTGTCTTCCACCTGCTGCTGCTCATGTGCCTGTGGTCGTACGCGCAGACCACGTTCACGCATGCGCCATCCGTGCCTCGCTTCTTTCACTTGACCAAAAACGAATGTCAGGCGCTGGTTCGCTGTACCCAGGACGGGAATCGCCGGTGCGCGCTGCTTGAAACGATGGCCAGTGAACGAGGCGTGCTCACTCGCTTAGCGGGCGGCGGCGTGAGCTGCTGCGAGAGCTGTCAGCTAATCAAACCCGACCGATGTCACCACTGCTCGGCCTGCAAAAG GTGCGTACAGAAAATGGACCACCATTGCCCGTGGTTCAACAACTGCGTCTGCTTCAGCACGTACAAGTTCTTTCTGCTCACGCTATTCTACTCCGCGTTCCTGGCAGCCTACGTTTTGGCCAGCGTGTCCATATACCTGCTGCACAAGAGCCCCCGCCGCCGACTCCTGCACCGCTCGCGCCACATCAGCTTCCTCGTGGTGATGGGCGGCGCAATGTCCGCCATGCTCGCAGTCTTCCTCGGCATTCACATGTCTCTCGTGATTCGCAACGCCACCACGTTGGAGTCCATGCGGGCGCCCAACTTCAAGCAGCGCGGTGACTCGTTCAACCTCGGATGCTACAGAAATTGTCTCGAG GTTTTCGGCTTGTACATCGTCCTTTGGCTAGTTCCTGTGTTCACCAGCCTAGGCGACGGTTGCCACTTCCCGACCAAGCTGCACCCGGACGGAACCTACTCCGTCGTGGTCGGTTCGTCACAGCGAGCCGCATCTGTTGACGCAGCTGCGGCGCCAGATGCCGGAGCGGGAGGTGAAGCCGGTCTGCAAGAAGCCTCTTCAACTGCCACTGCGTTGAAAAAGGATTCTGCGTCCTTGATGGGAGAGGACGTCACACGTGCAGGGTGCCCGTCGACCGCATTAGACACCATGGCGCAGACTGCTCGGCCGCCTTCTGGAGCCGAGAGTCTCGAAGCCATTGGGGTCGGCCCACGCAAGTCTTCTAGTAGTGCCAAGTACCCTAGTTGCGCGGTAGCACAGGCCACGAACAATGACGCCGCACCAGCAGAATTGGTTGGGTCTCAAGCTCGCCGTAGCGCGCTTCGCCAGACTCGGAGCCTACCGTCGGCGAGAAGGCTCGAGTAG